From a single Pseudoalteromonas nigrifaciens genomic region:
- a CDS encoding OmpH family outer membrane protein, protein MNKLFKSTAVAVLATLMMGTSVSAFAHKVGIVDMQEIYKQIPQMAKIEQSLQTEFAERRQELEKLQGDIRFEAEKFKRESTTMSQAQKDKLRDKIQGMQKNLAEVGRPLEQEIKARQNQELAKVQGLIIKTIEDIAKDGDFDEVKVKDTTIYFNPKKVTDLSNKVVAAVSKK, encoded by the coding sequence GTGAATAAATTATTTAAATCAACGGCAGTAGCTGTTTTAGCAACACTTATGATGGGCACCTCGGTAAGTGCATTTGCACATAAAGTAGGTATTGTAGACATGCAAGAAATCTACAAGCAAATACCACAAATGGCTAAAATTGAGCAATCTCTACAAACTGAGTTTGCAGAGCGCCGTCAAGAGTTAGAAAAGCTACAAGGCGATATTCGCTTTGAAGCTGAAAAGTTCAAGCGTGAAAGTACCACTATGAGCCAAGCGCAAAAAGATAAACTGCGTGACAAAATTCAGGGTATGCAAAAAAACCTTGCTGAAGTAGGTCGTCCTCTTGAGCAAGAAATTAAAGCACGCCAAAACCAAGAGCTTGCAAAAGTGCAGGGTTTAATTATCAAAACAATTGAAGACATTGCTAAAGATGGCGACTTTGATGAAGTTAAAGTTAAAGATACAACTATTTACTTTAACCCTAAAAAAGTAACTGATCTTTCTAATAAAGTAGTTGCTGCAGTGAGTAAGAAATAA
- the bamA gene encoding outer membrane protein assembly factor BamA has translation MAIKKHLVVSSLLGASFAALGQNSFIVEDLKVEGLQRVALGAALTHIPINVGDNVDEYTISKTIKSLYRSGHFDNIKALRDGNNVVFKVTERPTISFIEFDGNKDIKDEQLNQSLDQQNIRQGEPLDKTVIDNIEKGLTEFFHSIGKYNAKVDISITKLPRNRVKLKLKFDEGDAASIRQINLVGNELFSNEELLQLAESQQDLPWWQFMGSDRYQKQTIEGDLEKIRSFYLDRGYLRFNIDSTQVSVSPERESVYVTANLTEGVKYKVKGFDFIGDLLGREDLIKSVIPLRAGELYNGSVVTSSEEFIKSYLARFGYANAEVRTIPQIDDENQEVQLTLSVNPGKRVYVRRIIVGGNQSTADEVLRREMTQLEGAWLSNQSLERSKLQIQRLPYMEKVDFNVVPVPGVDDQVDVDFTVKEQSAGSFNAGLAYGSYLGLQFNIGVTESNFLGTGNQIGFNINTSRGSERVSVSYTDPYFTPDGVSQGSSIFYSNYDASKFSLIDYKSKSYGLGTNIGFPIDAVNRINFGVRWIQEELSDIAEYEQTRVLRETFLDQDNPDAGFDFTKYELSAGWSRVTVNRGLFPTAGSRQTLNLTATTPNSDLKYFKLNYDSRFYWPISNDHRWVFSTRAALGYGNGYGSTNGYDQVLPFQEYFRITEMELRGFDRNTILPRAIARIPQSIPGTPLPDGSTTGNIGGSSEFDVLVPQGRIGGNAKAVAGMELIVPTPFLDEENTSSVRTSFFVDAANVWDTEFNVDRYQNLAADERAKLDDYSDPMRFRVSTGLSLQWISPMGPMLISFAYPLQKEEDDDTKTISFNISNSF, from the coding sequence ATGGCTATAAAAAAACATTTGGTAGTTTCAAGTTTATTGGGTGCAAGCTTTGCAGCCCTAGGCCAAAACTCCTTTATTGTTGAAGATCTCAAAGTTGAGGGTTTACAGCGTGTAGCACTGGGTGCTGCATTAACGCATATTCCTATTAACGTGGGCGATAATGTTGATGAGTACACGATTTCAAAAACAATCAAGTCTCTCTACCGCTCAGGTCACTTTGACAATATAAAAGCGCTACGCGACGGTAATAACGTTGTTTTTAAAGTAACTGAACGCCCAACAATTAGCTTTATTGAGTTTGATGGCAATAAAGATATTAAAGATGAGCAGCTTAATCAGTCACTTGATCAGCAAAATATTCGCCAAGGCGAGCCACTAGATAAAACCGTTATTGATAATATAGAAAAAGGCTTAACTGAATTTTTCCACAGTATTGGTAAATACAACGCTAAAGTCGATATTAGTATCACTAAACTGCCGCGTAACCGGGTTAAACTTAAATTAAAATTTGATGAAGGTGATGCTGCATCAATTCGTCAAATTAACTTGGTAGGTAATGAACTTTTTTCTAATGAAGAGCTATTACAACTGGCTGAGTCGCAACAAGACTTACCTTGGTGGCAGTTTATGGGCAGCGACCGCTACCAAAAACAAACCATTGAAGGCGATTTAGAAAAAATTCGTAGCTTTTATTTAGACCGTGGTTACCTACGTTTTAACATAGACTCTACCCAAGTGTCGGTTAGCCCAGAGCGTGAGTCTGTATACGTTACAGCTAACTTAACTGAAGGGGTTAAATATAAAGTTAAAGGTTTTGACTTTATTGGTGACTTACTTGGTCGCGAAGACTTAATTAAAAGTGTTATTCCACTACGAGCGGGTGAGTTATATAACGGCTCAGTGGTTACCTCTTCAGAAGAATTTATAAAAAGCTACTTAGCGCGTTTTGGTTATGCCAATGCTGAAGTACGCACAATTCCGCAAATTGATGACGAAAATCAAGAAGTACAACTAACCTTATCGGTTAACCCTGGTAAGCGTGTTTATGTGCGCCGGATTATTGTTGGTGGTAACCAAAGTACTGCAGATGAAGTGCTACGCCGCGAAATGACACAGCTTGAAGGCGCATGGTTATCTAACCAAAGCTTGGAGCGTTCAAAATTACAAATTCAGCGTTTACCTTATATGGAAAAAGTTGATTTTAACGTTGTGCCAGTCCCAGGTGTTGATGACCAAGTAGATGTTGATTTTACTGTAAAAGAGCAGTCGGCTGGTAGCTTTAATGCCGGCTTAGCGTATGGCTCATACCTAGGTTTACAGTTTAATATTGGTGTAACAGAATCTAACTTTTTAGGTACTGGTAATCAAATAGGCTTTAATATTAATACCTCGCGTGGTTCTGAGCGTGTGAGCGTGTCTTATACCGACCCATACTTCACGCCAGATGGCGTATCGCAAGGTAGCAGTATTTTTTACAGTAACTACGATGCAAGTAAGTTTAGTTTGATCGACTATAAGTCGAAAAGCTATGGATTGGGGACTAATATAGGCTTCCCAATTGATGCGGTTAACCGCATTAACTTTGGTGTTCGTTGGATTCAAGAAGAGCTTTCAGATATTGCAGAGTACGAGCAAACGCGTGTACTGCGTGAAACCTTCTTAGACCAAGACAACCCAGATGCTGGTTTTGACTTTACTAAATATGAGTTAAGTGCTGGCTGGTCTCGCGTTACGGTAAACCGTGGTTTATTCCCAACAGCGGGCTCACGTCAAACGCTAAACTTAACAGCAACAACGCCGAATTCTGACTTAAAATACTTTAAGTTAAACTATGATTCGCGTTTTTACTGGCCAATATCGAACGACCATCGCTGGGTGTTCTCAACCCGTGCGGCGTTAGGTTACGGTAATGGTTATGGCTCAACTAACGGCTACGACCAAGTACTGCCATTCCAAGAATACTTCCGTATTACTGAAATGGAACTACGTGGTTTTGACCGAAATACAATTTTACCACGCGCAATTGCACGTATACCGCAATCAATTCCGGGTACACCTTTACCAGATGGCTCAACCACAGGTAATATAGGCGGCTCATCTGAATTTGATGTGCTAGTACCACAAGGTCGAATTGGTGGTAATGCTAAAGCGGTAGCAGGTATGGAATTAATTGTACCTACACCGTTTTTAGATGAAGAAAATACCAGTTCAGTACGTACCAGTTTCTTTGTTGATGCTGCTAACGTATGGGATACCGAGTTTAACGTAGACCGTTACCAAAATTTAGCAGCCGATGAGCGAGCTAAATTAGATGATTACTCTGATCCAATGCGTTTTAGGGTTTCAACCGGTTTATCATTACAGTGGATCTCTCCAATGGGTCCAATGCTGATTAGTTTTGCGTATCCATTGCAAAAAGAAGAAGATGACGATACGAAGACCATCAGTTTTAATATTAGTAACAGCTTTTAA
- the rseP gene encoding sigma E protease regulator RseP encodes MFDFFWNLGSFILALGILVTVHEYGHFWVARKAGVKVLRFSIGFGKPLLKWRDKYDTEYVIAAIPLGGYVKMLDERVDEVPANQRHLSFNAKSVQARIAIVAAGPVANFIFAIFALAVMYMVGVQSVKPVVGSVVEGSRAAQAGLMPSQQIIKIGDDEITTWQDATFALMSSLGDKSVAVTVRNENYQQQTKMLNLDGWKLDQQDVPPLSSLGIVPFRPQATLSIAAVTKSSAAELAGLKINDTIVAVNGETISNWQQLVNLITQSANKSLQFSVKRQDTIKIISVIPQARVNAQGIEQGFLGVAPIVEKWPQGYIETRHYGPLDSIVRGSKETWRLITLSFDMIGNLITGQISVKNLSGPVGIAVGAGTSVSYGFVAFLSFLALISVNLGVFNLLPLPVLDGGHLMYYIIELFRKKPVSEKTQEFGFKVGALLLIFLTCFALFNDVSRLSF; translated from the coding sequence ATGTTCGATTTTTTTTGGAATCTCGGCTCATTTATTTTAGCGCTGGGCATTTTAGTTACAGTACATGAATACGGCCACTTTTGGGTGGCGCGTAAAGCCGGCGTTAAAGTGCTGCGCTTTTCTATCGGCTTTGGTAAACCATTGCTAAAATGGCGTGATAAATACGATACCGAGTACGTTATAGCAGCCATACCTTTGGGTGGTTATGTAAAAATGCTCGATGAGCGGGTTGATGAAGTACCTGCAAATCAGCGTCATTTATCGTTTAATGCTAAGTCGGTACAAGCGCGTATAGCGATTGTTGCTGCGGGGCCCGTTGCTAACTTTATATTTGCTATATTTGCACTTGCCGTTATGTATATGGTGGGTGTGCAATCAGTAAAACCTGTTGTTGGCAGTGTGGTTGAAGGCAGTCGTGCAGCGCAAGCGGGATTAATGCCTAGCCAACAAATTATTAAAATTGGTGATGATGAAATTACCACCTGGCAAGACGCAACCTTTGCGCTTATGTCGAGTTTAGGTGATAAAAGCGTTGCAGTAACTGTACGTAACGAAAACTATCAGCAGCAAACAAAAATGCTCAATTTAGACGGCTGGAAACTTGATCAGCAAGACGTGCCACCATTGAGCTCTCTAGGCATAGTACCATTTAGGCCACAAGCAACACTTAGTATTGCTGCGGTTACTAAAAGCTCTGCTGCAGAGCTGGCAGGGTTAAAAATAAATGATACTATTGTGGCTGTAAATGGCGAAACAATAAGCAATTGGCAGCAATTAGTTAATCTTATTACCCAATCGGCTAACAAATCATTACAATTTAGTGTAAAAAGACAAGACACTATAAAAATAATATCGGTAATACCTCAAGCTAGGGTTAACGCTCAGGGCATAGAGCAAGGGTTTTTAGGGGTTGCACCAATAGTAGAAAAATGGCCGCAAGGTTATATAGAAACTAGACATTATGGCCCGCTCGATAGTATTGTGCGAGGTAGTAAAGAAACGTGGCGATTAATTACCCTTAGCTTTGATATGATAGGTAATTTAATTACAGGCCAGATTTCGGTTAAAAATTTAAGTGGCCCAGTAGGCATTGCCGTAGGCGCCGGGACTAGCGTAAGCTACGGTTTCGTTGCGTTTTTAAGCTTTTTAGCACTGATCAGTGTTAACTTGGGTGTATTTAATTTATTGCCCTTGCCAGTGCTTGATGGCGGACACTTAATGTATTACATAATTGAACTTTTTCGTAAAAAGCCAGTCTCTGAAAAGACACAAGAGTTTGGTTTTAAAGTGGGTGCGTTACTACTCATTTTTTTAACATGTTTCGCTTTGTTCAATGATGTATCGCGTTTGTCGTTTTAA
- the ispC gene encoding 1-deoxy-D-xylulose-5-phosphate reductoisomerase — translation MSEKQQLVILGATGSIGLNTLDVVARNTQQFSVFALAAGKNAKKMAELCIAHQPRYGVMATQSAAKQLSLYLSNTPCKTQIMHGEQAMSELCGHPEVDAVMSAIVGAAGLLPTLSAVEAGKKVLLANKESLVMSGQLFIDKVKQHKATLLPIDSEHNAIFQCLPYSLQNAQGDQHLQSHGVSKILLTGSGGPFLTRDINTLKDVTIAEAVAHPNWSMGQKISVDSATMMNKGLEFIEAKWLFNCDPSDIDVVIHPQSIIHSMVQYHDGSILAQMGNPDMRTPIAHALAYPERINAGVKPLNFSDISDFSFTKPDFSRYPNLQLAIDACSAGQGATTTVNAANEIAVSAFLNGEIGFTDIYTINAQTLEAATYTNVQSLDEILECDRLARLSASQFITKVTH, via the coding sequence ATGAGTGAAAAGCAGCAACTGGTAATTCTAGGGGCTACAGGCTCTATTGGCCTTAATACCTTAGATGTTGTGGCAAGAAATACTCAGCAGTTTAGTGTTTTTGCATTAGCTGCTGGGAAAAATGCTAAAAAAATGGCTGAGCTATGCATTGCGCATCAGCCACGCTATGGCGTTATGGCAACACAAAGCGCTGCTAAGCAATTGTCGTTATATTTAAGTAATACGCCATGTAAAACGCAGATAATGCATGGTGAGCAGGCTATGAGCGAGCTGTGTGGGCATCCAGAGGTTGATGCTGTCATGTCGGCAATTGTCGGCGCTGCAGGGTTGTTGCCGACGTTAAGCGCAGTAGAAGCCGGAAAAAAAGTACTGCTCGCCAATAAAGAATCTTTGGTAATGTCGGGTCAGTTGTTTATTGATAAAGTAAAACAACACAAAGCGACATTGCTACCAATAGACAGTGAACATAACGCTATTTTTCAATGTTTACCGTATTCTCTACAAAATGCGCAAGGCGATCAACACCTGCAATCTCATGGCGTAAGTAAAATATTACTTACCGGATCAGGCGGCCCATTTTTAACCCGTGATATAAATACCCTTAAAGATGTAACCATAGCAGAAGCCGTGGCGCACCCTAATTGGTCTATGGGACAAAAAATATCGGTAGATTCAGCCACCATGATGAACAAAGGGCTTGAGTTTATTGAAGCTAAATGGCTGTTTAACTGCGACCCGAGTGATATTGATGTGGTTATTCATCCACAGAGTATAATTCATTCGATGGTGCAATATCACGACGGCTCAATTTTAGCGCAAATGGGTAACCCTGATATGCGTACCCCAATTGCCCATGCATTAGCTTACCCTGAGCGCATAAATGCAGGGGTTAAGCCGTTAAACTTTTCAGATATTAGTGACTTTTCGTTCACTAAACCTGACTTTTCTCGTTACCCTAATTTACAACTAGCGATTGATGCGTGTAGCGCAGGGCAAGGCGCAACAACGACAGTGAATGCCGCAAACGAGATCGCGGTAAGTGCATTTTTAAATGGTGAAATTGGTTTTACCGATATATACACAATAAATGCACAGACTCTCGAAGCGGCCACGTACACCAATGTGCAAAGCTTAGATGAAATTTTAGAGTGCGATAGATTAGCGCGTTTAAGCGCATCGCAGTTTATAACAAAAGTGACGCATTAA
- a CDS encoding phosphatidate cytidylyltransferase yields MLKQRILTSLVLAPLALALVFYTPLTLFSYFAGAIVLMGAWEWSAFMGLCNKLKRSAFVLLVAALLALLNLHWPIESLWQDGKLVGDANYLFTLSFAWWIVASYLVWRYPEMAKAWNEGIVMRGIAGLLTLVPLWLALNTLRSAQYTESSHFGSMLILVVLGIVWSADIGAYFTGKSFGKRKLMPKVSPNKTIEGLAGGVVAAVIFVLTFCHFTDVDLIVWPIYAIMTVFIALFSAVGDLLESMFKREAGLKDSGNCLPGHGGILDRIDSLTAAAPMFVMCYAWTLSL; encoded by the coding sequence TTGTTAAAACAACGCATTCTAACCTCACTCGTGCTAGCACCATTAGCGCTTGCTTTGGTTTTTTACACCCCACTGACATTATTTAGTTATTTTGCGGGTGCAATTGTATTAATGGGCGCATGGGAATGGTCTGCTTTTATGGGGCTGTGCAATAAACTTAAGCGCAGCGCTTTTGTACTTTTAGTTGCCGCTTTGCTAGCGTTACTAAACCTGCACTGGCCAATCGAATCACTTTGGCAAGATGGCAAATTGGTAGGTGATGCAAATTACTTATTTACGCTGTCGTTTGCATGGTGGATTGTTGCTAGTTATTTAGTATGGCGCTACCCAGAAATGGCTAAAGCATGGAACGAAGGCATAGTAATGCGCGGTATTGCCGGATTACTAACGTTAGTGCCTTTATGGTTAGCCCTAAATACGCTGCGCAGTGCGCAATATACCGAATCTAGTCATTTTGGCTCTATGCTTATTTTAGTGGTTTTAGGAATCGTATGGAGCGCCGATATTGGTGCCTACTTTACAGGTAAAAGCTTTGGTAAGCGTAAGCTCATGCCAAAAGTAAGCCCAAATAAAACTATTGAAGGTTTAGCCGGCGGCGTTGTCGCTGCAGTTATATTTGTGCTTACATTTTGTCATTTTACCGACGTAGATTTAATTGTATGGCCAATTTACGCCATTATGACTGTGTTTATTGCCTTGTTTTCAGCGGTGGGTGATTTGCTTGAAAGCATGTTTAAACGCGAAGCAGGACTTAAAGACAGCGGTAATTGCTTGCCAGGACATGGCGGGATTTTAGATCGTATTGATAGCCTAACCGCAGCCGCACCTATGTTTGTAATGTGTTATGCGTGGACTTTGAGTTTATGA
- a CDS encoding isoprenyl transferase, producing MEYSIFMVLDADTISQQCLPKHVAIIMDGNGRWAQARNRPRVFGHKKGVDAVRQSVQFCTKLGIQSLTLFAFSSENWRRPEDEVKTLMELFLFVLSKEVKKLHKNNVKLTIIGDLSRFSESLRSKVDTAQKLTANNTGLHLNVAANYGGRWDMANAAKQLAEQVAQGQLDPADITEERIAQYMSMADQAEPDLLIRTGGDVRISNFLLWQAAYAELYFTDTLWPDFNEAAFAEAIACYVARERRFGCTGEQIKQLLAQT from the coding sequence ATGGAATACTCAATATTTATGGTTCTAGATGCTGACACAATTTCACAGCAATGTTTACCTAAACATGTAGCTATCATCATGGATGGTAACGGGCGTTGGGCGCAAGCCAGAAATAGACCGCGTGTGTTTGGGCATAAAAAAGGTGTGGACGCAGTTCGTCAATCTGTACAGTTTTGTACTAAATTAGGGATACAATCGTTAACCTTATTTGCTTTTAGTAGTGAGAACTGGCGTCGACCTGAAGACGAAGTAAAAACGTTAATGGAGCTTTTTTTATTTGTACTTAGTAAAGAAGTTAAAAAGCTGCATAAAAACAATGTAAAACTGACCATTATTGGAGACTTATCGCGGTTTTCTGAAAGCTTACGCAGTAAAGTAGATACTGCTCAAAAGCTTACAGCAAATAATACCGGGCTGCATTTAAATGTTGCTGCAAATTACGGTGGACGTTGGGATATGGCTAATGCTGCTAAACAACTTGCAGAGCAAGTTGCACAGGGGCAATTAGACCCAGCCGATATTACAGAAGAGCGTATAGCACAGTACATGAGTATGGCAGATCAGGCCGAGCCTGATTTACTAATTCGTACTGGTGGCGATGTCAGAATTAGTAACTTTTTACTCTGGCAAGCAGCTTACGCTGAACTTTACTTTACCGACACACTGTGGCCTGATTTTAATGAAGCAGCATTTGCTGAGGCCATAGCGTGTTACGTTGCCAGAGAGCGACGATTTGGTTGTACGGGCGAACAAATAAAACAATTACTCGCTCAAACCTAA
- the frr gene encoding ribosome recycling factor, whose amino-acid sequence MQKSVAALGSQLSKIRTGRAHPALLDGIMVSYYGSPTPLNQVANVTIEDSRTLAIGVFDKSLAQAVEKAIMASDLGLNPMSAGSVIRVPLPALTEERRKNLIKIVRGEVEGGRVAVRNIRRDANGDFKNLLKDKDISEDEARQAEEAIQKMTDKFIKEMDTQLAAKEAELMEI is encoded by the coding sequence ATGCAAAAGAGTGTAGCAGCACTGGGCAGCCAGTTATCTAAGATTCGTACTGGTCGTGCTCATCCTGCATTGCTAGATGGTATTATGGTGTCGTATTATGGCTCGCCAACACCGTTAAACCAAGTTGCTAACGTAACAATTGAAGATTCACGTACACTGGCTATTGGTGTATTTGATAAGTCACTTGCGCAAGCGGTAGAAAAAGCAATAATGGCATCTGACTTAGGTTTAAACCCTATGTCAGCAGGTTCAGTTATTCGTGTACCATTGCCAGCATTGACTGAAGAACGTCGTAAAAACTTAATTAAAATTGTTCGTGGTGAAGTTGAAGGCGGTCGTGTTGCAGTACGTAACATTCGTCGTGACGCGAATGGCGATTTTAAAAACTTATTGAAAGATAAAGATATTTCTGAAGATGAAGCGCGTCAAGCTGAAGAAGCAATTCAAAAGATGACCGATAAATTCATTAAAGAAATGGATACTCAATTAGCAGCTAAAGAAGCTGAGTTGATGGAAATCTAA
- the pyrH gene encoding UMP kinase encodes MTINRKPIFRRVLLKLSGEALMGDEGFGIDPKVLDRMAQEIKELVELDVEVGLVIGGGNFLRGGSLAEAGMNRVVGDHMGMLATVMNGLAMRDALHRAFVNCRLMSAIPLHGMCDAYNWAEAISLLKTGRVVIFAAGTGNPFFTTDSAACLRGIEIEADTVIKATKVDGVYSDDPVKNPDATLYRHLSYNEIIEKELKVMDLAAFTLARDHNMPLSVFNMNKSGALKRVIMGEEEGTLISSQASDEVIK; translated from the coding sequence ATGACTATCAATCGTAAACCTATTTTTAGACGCGTTCTTCTCAAATTAAGCGGTGAAGCTTTAATGGGAGATGAAGGCTTTGGCATCGACCCTAAAGTGTTAGACCGCATGGCTCAAGAAATTAAAGAGCTCGTAGAGCTCGACGTAGAAGTGGGTTTAGTTATTGGCGGTGGAAATTTTTTACGCGGTGGCTCGTTAGCAGAAGCAGGCATGAATCGTGTTGTTGGCGATCACATGGGTATGCTTGCAACCGTAATGAATGGTTTGGCAATGCGTGATGCGCTGCATCGTGCATTTGTAAACTGTCGTTTAATGTCGGCTATTCCACTTCATGGTATGTGTGATGCGTACAATTGGGCTGAAGCAATTAGTTTATTAAAAACGGGCCGCGTAGTTATTTTTGCAGCCGGTACGGGAAACCCATTTTTCACTACCGACTCAGCAGCCTGTTTACGTGGTATCGAAATTGAAGCCGATACGGTAATTAAAGCGACTAAAGTAGATGGCGTTTACAGTGATGACCCAGTTAAAAATCCAGATGCGACACTTTATCGTCATTTAAGTTACAATGAGATAATTGAGAAAGAATTGAAAGTAATGGATTTAGCGGCATTTACATTAGCACGCGATCATAATATGCCATTGAGCGTATTTAATATGAATAAATCAGGCGCATTAAAACGTGTTATTATGGGTGAAGAAGAGGGAACCCTTATTTCTTCACAAGCCTCAGATGAAGTAATTAAATAG
- the tsf gene encoding translation elongation factor Ts — protein sequence MAVTTALVKELRERTGAGMMDCKKALTETDGDIELAIENMRKSGAAKAAKKAGNIAAEGAIIIKKNGNVAVLVEVNCQTDFVAKDVSFLAFADKVAEAAIADTVTIEDLQAKFEEARVELVTKIGENINVRRLQYITGENLVEYRHGDRIGVVVAGVADEETLKHVAMHVAASSPEYLTPSDVPADVVAKEQQVQIEIAMNEGKSAEIAEKMVVGRMKKFTGEVSLTGQAFIMEPKKTVGEILKEKNATVTSFVRVEVGEGIERKEEDFAAEVAAQIAAAKAK from the coding sequence ATGGCTGTAACTACTGCCCTAGTTAAAGAATTACGCGAGCGTACTGGCGCTGGCATGATGGATTGTAAAAAAGCGTTAACTGAAACTGATGGCGACATCGAGTTAGCGATTGAAAACATGCGTAAAAGTGGCGCGGCTAAAGCAGCTAAAAAAGCAGGCAATATCGCTGCTGAAGGCGCTATCATTATCAAGAAAAATGGTAATGTTGCAGTGCTAGTTGAAGTTAACTGTCAAACAGACTTCGTAGCTAAAGACGTAAGCTTTTTAGCGTTTGCTGATAAAGTAGCAGAAGCTGCAATTGCAGACACTGTGACTATCGAAGACTTACAAGCTAAGTTTGAAGAAGCACGCGTTGAGCTAGTAACTAAAATTGGCGAAAACATTAACGTACGTCGTCTACAGTACATCACGGGTGAAAACCTAGTTGAGTACCGTCATGGTGATCGTATTGGTGTTGTTGTTGCTGGTGTTGCTGATGAAGAAACACTTAAGCACGTTGCAATGCACGTTGCTGCATCAAGCCCTGAGTACTTAACTCCTTCAGACGTTCCTGCTGATGTTGTAGCTAAAGAACAACAAGTACAAATCGAAATCGCGATGAATGAAGGCAAATCTGCTGAAATCGCTGAGAAGATGGTTGTTGGCCGCATGAAAAAATTCACTGGTGAGGTTTCTCTTACTGGTCAAGCTTTCATCATGGAACCTAAGAAAACTGTTGGCGAAATTCTTAAAGAGAAAAACGCAACAGTTACTAGCTTCGTACGTGTAGAAGTTGGTGAAGGTATCGAAAGAAAAGAAGAAGATTTTGCTGCTGAAGTTGCTGCACAAATCGCTGCTGCTAAAGCTAAATAA
- the rpsB gene encoding 30S ribosomal protein S2, translating to MANVSMRDMLQAGVHFGHQARYWNPKMKPFIFGTRNRVHIINLEQTVPMFNTALKFLSGAAANKGKVLFVGTKRAASEAVKESAIASDQYYVNHRWLGGMLTNWKTVRQSIKRLKDLEIQSQDGTFEKLTKKETLMLNREMEKLEKSLGGIKNMGGLPDALFVIDADHEHIAIREANNLGIPVVAIVDTNSNPDGVDFIVPGNDDAIRAVSLYTNAVATAITEGRENTLVAQAEKDDFVEAE from the coding sequence ATGGCAAACGTTTCAATGCGCGATATGCTTCAAGCTGGTGTTCACTTTGGTCACCAAGCACGTTACTGGAACCCTAAGATGAAGCCTTTCATCTTCGGCACACGTAACCGTGTACATATCATCAACCTTGAGCAAACTGTACCAATGTTCAACACTGCACTTAAGTTTTTATCTGGTGCTGCTGCAAACAAAGGTAAAGTTCTTTTCGTTGGTACTAAGCGTGCAGCAAGCGAAGCAGTGAAAGAATCTGCAATCGCAAGCGACCAGTACTATGTAAACCACCGTTGGTTAGGTGGCATGTTGACTAACTGGAAAACAGTTCGTCAATCAATCAAGCGTCTTAAAGACCTTGAAATACAAAGCCAAGACGGTACTTTCGAGAAGTTAACTAAGAAAGAAACGTTAATGCTTAACCGCGAAATGGAAAAGCTTGAGAAGAGCCTTGGCGGAATCAAGAACATGGGCGGTCTTCCAGACGCGCTTTTCGTTATTGATGCTGACCACGAGCACATTGCTATCCGTGAAGCTAACAACCTAGGTATTCCGGTTGTTGCAATTGTTGATACTAACTCGAACCCAGATGGCGTTGATTTCATCGTACCTGGTAACGATGATGCTATCCGTGCGGTAAGTCTTTACACTAACGCTGTTGCAACTGCGATCACTGAAGGCCGTGAGAACACACTTGTTGCTCAAGCTGAAAAAGATGATTTCGTAGAAGCTGAGTAA